In the genome of bacterium, the window CGCGCGAGCGCTACGACGCGACCAACGCGCTGCTGGAGACGATCCGCGCCGACCACCAGCCGAAGGCGCTCGACATCCGCGAGCCCGTCACGATCCTGACGCTCTACGGCCCCCACTTCTACGAGCGCATCGCGCTGGCCAGCGAGGTCTACCACGCGCTGTGCCGCGACGGCATCGACACGCTCTCGCTCGGCTCCTCGGTCAACAGCATCTCGGTGGTGGTCGCCGAGGCCGACGCCGCCGTCGCCAAGGCCAGCTTCCGCAAGCGCTTCATCTGGCCGGAGTGACGGTCGCCGGCCCGGCGGCCGGACATCCCGGCGGCTGGACATCCCGGCGTCTGGACATCCCTAGCGGCGCGGTCTCCGTTGTGGCATCATGTGGGTGAGCCCCTGTCCCGGAGGTATCCCGTGCGCTTCGTCCGCCTCGCCGCCCTCGCCGCCCTGCTCGCGCTGCCGGCCGCCGTCGCTTTCGCCGAGCGACCGGCGCGGGTCCCCTTCCGCCCCCGCGTGGTCGAACGCGTCGACCTGCCGCGCTACTGCGGCACCTGGCACGAGATCGCCCACATCCCCAACCGCTTCCAGAAGGGTTGCGGCTGCTGCGCCACGGCGACCTACGCCCTGCGCGCCGACGGCAAGCTGTCGGTGACCAACCGCTGCCGCAGGGCCGACGGCACCCTGGACGAGTTCACCGCCGAGGCGGAGGTGGTCGACACCCGC includes:
- a CDS encoding lipocalin family protein, which codes for MRFVRLAALAALLALPAAVAFAERPARVPFRPRVVERVDLPRYCGTWHEIAHIPNRFQKGCGCCATATYALRADGKLSVTNRCRRADGTLDEFTAEAEVVDTRSNARLKLTPFKILGLAPVKADYWILGLEPDYRWAVVGGPDRKYGWILAREPRLTPAQRAEIDILLERQGYDPAAFTAGEQ